A stretch of the Deltaproteobacteria bacterium genome encodes the following:
- the polA gene encoding DNA polymerase I, translating to MPPALPQLFLIDGSSYIYRAFFALPPLTSANGMPTNAVYGFTTMVLKLLREVSPQHIAVVFDTPGETFRDALFEAYKANRPRMPDDLAAQIPLVHEVVAAMGLCSLLIAGVEADDVIATLTERFSTDVECVVITADKDLMQLVGPHVRLWDTMRDRWVDVAAVHERLGVAPHQVVDVMALMGDSVDNIPGVKGIGEKTATALIQQFGSLDDLFDRLDEVEQSGIRNAKRVAQLLRDGTDAARLSHSLALVRRDVPVEAALDDFRYDGPDTTRLRELFLRLGFQSLARELSSSAAPSTVSLRVLESAAEVAALHEVAGQTKRIGLATVGMMRGDDHSPTARAEAIVLDAGDGAPARVALSAAALRTALAGVLADREVEKVGHDLKQDLLRLDPAMVVGGRCFDTMVASYLIDPSASHRIEDLALDLLDVKLGEFRHDAESIAAGVAVLPRLAAELSTRLDGLEMASLFHEIEMPLMRVLLDMERRGVRVDVAALSVMSAEFEQRLAVLIAEIYELAGGEFNLNSPPQLRTVLFERLGLSTKGVRKGKTGLSTDVDVLTRLAEHHPVPAKILDYRALSKLKSTYIDALPAAVNPQTGRLHTSFNQTVAVTGRLSSSDPNLQNIPARGEEGRRIRAAFIADPGYALVAADYSQIELRVLAHLAQDPALIEAFRTGADIHARTAAEMFSVLPGTVTPDMRRAAKVINFGIIYGMGPQRVAHELAIPLAEAQRYIDNYFGRYAAVRRYLDETVKTARTRGYVTTLCGRRRALPDLASRDRSVVQAAERTATNTPIQGSAADIIKLAMVALDHRLRAEGLRAAMILQVHDELVFEVAESDLERAQGVIRTEMEGVMKLAVPLRVDIGSGQHWAAAHA from the coding sequence ATGCCCCCCGCCTTGCCGCAACTGTTCCTGATCGACGGCAGCTCTTACATCTATCGCGCGTTTTTCGCGCTCCCCCCGCTGACCAGCGCGAACGGGATGCCCACCAACGCGGTCTATGGGTTCACCACGATGGTACTCAAGCTGCTGCGCGAGGTCAGCCCGCAGCACATTGCGGTGGTGTTCGATACCCCGGGCGAGACGTTTCGCGATGCCCTGTTCGAAGCTTACAAGGCCAACCGGCCGCGCATGCCCGATGACCTTGCCGCGCAAATCCCGCTGGTCCACGAAGTAGTCGCGGCCATGGGCCTGTGTTCGCTGCTGATCGCAGGCGTCGAGGCCGACGATGTCATCGCTACACTCACCGAGCGATTCAGCACGGATGTGGAGTGCGTCGTGATCACGGCCGACAAGGATCTCATGCAACTAGTTGGCCCGCACGTGCGTTTGTGGGACACGATGCGCGACCGCTGGGTCGACGTCGCCGCGGTGCACGAACGCCTCGGCGTCGCCCCGCATCAGGTCGTCGACGTGATGGCCCTGATGGGTGACAGCGTCGACAATATCCCCGGCGTCAAAGGGATCGGTGAGAAGACCGCAACCGCGCTGATCCAGCAGTTCGGCAGCCTCGACGATCTGTTCGATCGGCTGGACGAAGTGGAGCAGAGCGGCATCCGCAACGCGAAGCGGGTCGCGCAACTCCTGCGCGATGGTACCGACGCCGCTCGCTTGAGTCACTCGCTTGCGCTGGTGCGGCGCGATGTTCCGGTCGAGGCTGCGCTCGACGACTTCCGCTACGACGGCCCCGACACCACGAGGCTGCGCGAGCTGTTTCTGCGGCTCGGCTTTCAGTCGCTGGCGCGCGAACTCAGCAGCAGCGCTGCCCCTTCGACCGTCTCGTTGCGAGTGCTTGAATCGGCTGCCGAGGTCGCGGCACTGCACGAGGTCGCCGGGCAGACGAAACGGATCGGTCTCGCGACCGTCGGCATGATGCGGGGCGACGACCACTCCCCGACAGCACGGGCGGAAGCCATCGTCCTCGATGCTGGCGACGGCGCCCCCGCGCGGGTGGCTCTATCCGCCGCCGCGCTGCGGACCGCGCTTGCGGGCGTGCTTGCCGATCGCGAGGTAGAAAAAGTCGGTCACGATCTCAAGCAGGATTTGTTGCGACTGGATCCGGCGATGGTGGTCGGCGGGCGCTGCTTCGATACGATGGTGGCATCGTACTTGATCGATCCGTCGGCGTCGCATCGAATCGAAGATTTGGCGTTGGACCTTCTCGACGTGAAACTTGGCGAGTTCCGCCACGATGCCGAGAGCATCGCGGCTGGCGTCGCGGTGTTGCCACGGCTCGCCGCCGAGTTGAGCACTCGACTCGACGGACTCGAAATGGCCTCGCTGTTTCACGAAATCGAGATGCCGCTCATGCGCGTCCTGCTTGACATGGAGCGACGCGGCGTTCGCGTGGATGTCGCGGCGTTGAGCGTGATGAGCGCGGAGTTCGAGCAGCGCCTGGCGGTCCTGATCGCCGAAATCTACGAACTCGCCGGCGGCGAGTTCAATCTCAATTCACCACCGCAGTTGCGGACGGTGTTGTTCGAGCGGCTCGGTCTCTCGACGAAAGGTGTGCGTAAGGGCAAGACCGGTTTGTCGACCGACGTCGATGTCCTGACGCGCCTTGCCGAACACCATCCGGTGCCGGCGAAGATCCTGGACTACCGCGCGCTGTCGAAACTGAAGTCGACATACATCGACGCGTTGCCGGCGGCGGTTAACCCGCAGACGGGACGGTTGCACACGTCGTTCAATCAGACCGTCGCGGTCACCGGCCGGCTCAGCTCGAGCGATCCCAACTTGCAGAACATTCCGGCGCGCGGCGAGGAGGGGCGGCGTATCCGAGCCGCGTTCATCGCCGATCCCGGCTACGCACTAGTCGCGGCGGACTACTCGCAGATCGAGTTGCGCGTGTTGGCGCACTTGGCGCAAGATCCGGCGCTGATCGAGGCATTCCGCACCGGTGCCGACATCCATGCGCGGACCGCGGCCGAGATGTTCAGCGTGCTACCCGGAACGGTGACCCCCGACATGCGGCGCGCGGCCAAGGTGATCAACTTCGGCATCATCTACGGCATGGGACCGCAGCGGGTGGCGCACGAGTTGGCGATCCCGCTCGCCGAGGCGCAGCGCTACATCGATAACTACTTCGGCCGCTACGCCGCCGTGCGCCGTTATCTCGATGAGACGGTTAAGACCGCGCGCACGCGCGGCTACGTGACCACGCTGTGCGGCCGACGGCGCGCGTTGCCCGATCTCGCCAGCCGCGATCGATCCGTGGTCCAAGCCGCCGAACGGACAGCCACAAACACCCCGATTCAGGGATCGGCTGCCGATATCATCAAGCTGGCCATGGTGGCGCTCGACCACCGCTTGCGCGCCGAAGGGCTGCGGGCGGCCATGATCCTGCAGGTGCACGACGAACTCGTGTTCGAGGTGGCGGAAAGCGACCTCGAACGCGCGCAGGGGGTGATTCGCACCGAGATGGAAGGCGTGATGAAGTTGGCTGTCCCGCTGCGCGTCGACATCGGCAGCGGCCAGCATTGGGCCGCGGCACATGCGTAG
- a CDS encoding ATP-binding cassette domain-containing protein, which yields MIEVRNLTKRYGDITAIDDVSFVAQTGQILGFLGPNGAGKTTTMRVITGFLPATAGTVKVAGFDIFEQSYEVRKRIGYLPENPPLYSDMTVTGYLQFVGRIKGIAKRELPAAVDRALQVCGLTEVARRLAGHLSKGYRQRVGLAQALIHNPTVLVLDEPTIGLDPRQIIDIRTLIRELARDRTVILSTHILPEVSQICEKVVIINRGRIVLEDTMENLTRGASLEEVFLRAVSTDTAASATPSAEATA from the coding sequence ATGATCGAAGTCCGCAACCTCACAAAGAGGTATGGTGACATCACCGCGATCGACGACGTGTCATTCGTGGCACAGACTGGCCAGATCCTTGGCTTTCTGGGCCCCAACGGCGCGGGCAAGACGACGACGATGCGCGTCATCACCGGCTTTCTGCCCGCGACCGCGGGTACCGTGAAGGTGGCCGGCTTCGACATCTTCGAACAATCCTACGAAGTGCGGAAGCGGATCGGCTATCTGCCGGAGAACCCGCCGCTCTACTCCGACATGACGGTGACCGGCTATCTGCAGTTCGTCGGACGGATCAAAGGCATCGCCAAGCGCGAGCTGCCCGCGGCGGTCGATCGCGCGCTGCAGGTGTGCGGTCTGACCGAAGTCGCGCGACGCTTGGCGGGTCATCTCTCGAAGGGCTATCGGCAGCGCGTCGGCTTGGCGCAAGCGCTGATTCACAACCCGACGGTGTTGGTGCTCGACGAACCGACCATCGGACTCGATCCCCGACAGATCATCGACATTCGCACGTTGATCCGCGAACTCGCTCGCGACCGCACAGTAATCTTGTCGACGCACATCTTGCCCGAAGTCTCACAGATCTGTGAGAAGGTCGTGATCATCAACCGCGGCCGGATCGTGCTCGAAGACACCATGGAAAACCTGACACGCGGCGCGTCGCTCGAAGAAGTGTTCCTGCGAGCCGTGAGCACCGACACCGCTGCGAGTGCCACGCCCTCCGCGGAGGCGACCGCGTGA
- a CDS encoding ABC transporter permease, with product MKNILTIAAKELRSYFVSPVAYVVLTGFLLLGGWFFFNLLARFNFLLSLYTSMKNPEAVTRLNLNDFVIAPLLHNLSVVLVILVPVITMRSFAEEKRSGTYELLMTSPLSITAIVFGKFLGAFVFALIMVLLTGVYPLILLLYGNPEIGIIASGYLGLLLLATAFISVGLLTSSFTENQIIAAVSCLVTLLLLYIISWPADTSGEVMGAVLRYLSLTEHFGEMVKGVIDTKDVTYFLSVIVLSLFLAHRSVESIRWR from the coding sequence GTGAAAAATATTCTGACCATCGCCGCCAAGGAGCTGCGCTCGTACTTCGTGTCACCGGTCGCGTACGTGGTGCTGACCGGTTTTCTCCTGCTTGGCGGGTGGTTCTTCTTCAATCTGCTGGCGCGCTTCAACTTCCTGCTCAGCCTCTACACCAGCATGAAGAACCCCGAAGCGGTGACGCGACTCAACCTCAACGACTTCGTCATCGCCCCGTTGCTGCACAATCTCTCGGTGGTGCTGGTGATCCTGGTGCCGGTGATTACCATGCGCAGCTTCGCCGAAGAGAAGCGCAGCGGCACTTACGAGCTGTTGATGACCTCGCCGCTGTCGATCACCGCCATCGTATTCGGAAAGTTCCTCGGCGCCTTTGTGTTCGCGCTGATCATGGTGCTGCTCACCGGCGTCTATCCGCTGATCCTGCTGCTCTACGGCAACCCGGAGATCGGCATCATCGCGTCGGGCTATCTCGGGCTGTTGCTGCTGGCAACCGCGTTCATCTCCGTCGGGCTGCTGACCTCGTCGTTCACCGAGAACCAAATCATCGCCGCCGTCAGTTGTCTGGTCACCCTGCTGTTGCTCTACATCATCTCGTGGCCGGCCGACACATCGGGTGAGGTGATGGGCGCGGTGCTGCGCTACCTCTCGCTGACTGAGCACTTCGGCGAGATGGTCAAAGGCGTGATCGATACCAAGGATGTGACGTACTTCCTCAGCGTGATCGTCCTGTCGCTCTTCCTCGCCCATCGTTCCGTCGAGTCGATCCGCTGGAGATAG